A window of the Citrus sinensis cultivar Valencia sweet orange chromosome 9, DVS_A1.0, whole genome shotgun sequence genome harbors these coding sequences:
- the LOC102616003 gene encoding sucrose synthase — protein sequence MAERALTRVHSLRERLDETLSAHRNEILALLSRIEGKGKGILQNHQLIAEFESISEENRKHLTEGAFGEVLRATQEAIVLPPWVALAVRPRPGVWEYIRVNVHALVVEELLVAEYLHFKEELVDGGSNGNFVLELDFEPFNASFPRPTLSKSIGNGVEFLNRHLSAKLFHDKESMHPLLEFLRVHCHKGKNMMLNDRIQNLNSLQHVLRKAEEYLTTVVPETPFSELALRFQEIGLERGWGDTAERALEMIQLLLDLLEAPDPCTLETFLGRIPMVFNVVILTPHGYFAQDDVLGYPDTGGQVVYILDQVRALEDEMLLRIKQQGLDITPQILIITRLLPDAVGTTCGQRLEKVYGTKYSDILRVPFRTEKGVVRKWISRFEVWPYLETYTEDVAVEIAKELQGKPDLIIGNYSDGNIVASLLAHKLGVTQCTIAHALEKTKYPDSDIYWKNLDDKYHFSCQFTADLIAMNHTDFIITSTFQEIAGSKDTVGQYESHTAFTLPGLYRVVHGIDVFDPKFNIVSPGADMSIYFPYTEEKRRLKSFHPEIEELLYSDVENKEHLCVLKDRNKPILFTMARLDRVKNLTGLVEWYGKNAKLRELVNLVVVGGDRRKESKDLEEQAEMKKMYSLIDQYKLNGQFRWISSQMNRVRNGELYRYICDTKGAFVQPALYEAFGLTVVEAMTCGLPTFATCKGGPAEIIVNGKSGYHIDPYHGEQAAEILVDFFEKCKADPSYWDKISLGGLKRIEEKYTWKIYSQRLLTLTGVYGFWKHVSNLDRLESRRYLEMFYALKYRKLAESVPLAVE from the exons ATGGCCGAACGTGCTTTGACCCGCGTTCACAGTCTCCGCGAGCGTTTGGATGAGACTCTCTCTGCCCACAGGAATGAAATCTTGGCCCTTTTGTCAAG GATTGAGGGCAAGGGCAAAGGAATCTTGCAAAACCATCAACTTATTGCTGAGTTTGAATCAATTTCTGAGGAAAACAGAAAGCATCTAACTGAGGGTGCATTTGGTGAAGTTCTAAGAGCCACCCAG GAAGCAATTGTTTTGCCTCCGTGGGTAGCGCTTGCCGTGCGTCCAAGGCCCGGTGTGTGGGAGTACATCCGAGTGAATGTCCATGCCCTTGTCGTTGAGGAGCTGCTTGTAGCCGAGTACCTGCACTTCAAGGAGGAACTTGTCGATGGAGG CTCCAATGGCAACTTCGTGCTTGAGTTGGATTTTGAGCCATTCAATGCCTCGTTCCCTCGCCCAACTCTTTCAAAGTCTATTGGAAATGGTGTGGAATTCCTTAACCGCCACCTTTCTGCGAAGctcttccatgacaaggagAGCATGCATCCACTGCTTGAATTTCTCCGCGTCCACTGCCACAAGGGCAAA AACATGATGCTGAATGACAGAATTCAGAACTTGAATTCTCTTCAACATGTTCTGAGGAAGGCAGAGGAGTATCTGACCACAGTGGTACCAGAAACGCCATTCTCTGAGTTGGCACTAAGATTTCAGGAGATTGGTTTGGAGAGAGGTTGGGGTGATACTGCTGAGCGTGCACTTGAGATGATTCAGCTTCTTTTGGATCTTCTTGAGGCACCTGATCCGTGCACTCTTGAGACTTTCCTTGGCAGAATCCCCATGGTCTTTAATGTTGTGATCCTTACTCCCCACGGTTACTTTGCCCAAGACGATGTTTTGGGCTACCCTGATACTGGTGGTCAG GTTGTTTACATCTTGGATCAAGTTCGTGCCTTGGAGGATGAGATGCTTCTTCGTATCAAGCAGCAAGGACTTGATATCACCCCTCAAATCCTCATT ATTACCCGTCTCCTCCCAGATGCAGTAGGCACAACATGTGGTCAGCGACTTGAGAAAGTTTATGGAACTAAGTATTCAGATATACTTCGAGTTCCCTTTAGAACTGAGAAGGGAGTTGTCCGCAAGTGGATCTCACGATTTGAAGTCTGGCCTTATCTAGAGACCTACACCGAG gATGTTGCTGTTGAAATTGCCAAAGAGTTGCAGGGCAAGCCTGATCTAATCATTGGAAACTACAGTGATGGCAACATTGTTGCTTCCTTGTTAGCACATAAACTAGGTGTTACCCAG TGTACTATTGCTCATGCTTtggagaaaacaaaatatccAGATTCTGACATCTACTGGAAAAATTTGGATGACAAATACCACTTCTCATGCCAATTTACAGCTGATCTTATAGCCATGAATCACACTGACTTCATCATCACCAGTACCTTCCAAGAGATTGCTGGAAG TAAGGACACTGTTGGTCAGTATGAGAGTCACACTGCTTTCACTCTTCCTGGACTCTACCGTGTTGTACATGGTATTGATGTGTTTGATCCCAAGTTCAACATTGTATCTCCTGGTGCTGATATGAGCATTTACTTCCCCTACACTGAGGAGAAGAGAAGGCTGAAGTCTTTCCATCCCGAGATTGAGGAGTTGCTTTACAGCGATGTTGAGAATAAGGAACACTT ATGTGTGCTGAAAGACCGCAACAAGCCCATCCTGTTTACAATGGCAAGATTGGACCGTGTAAAGAATTTGACTGGGCTTGTGGAGTGGTATGGAAAGAATGCTAAGCTACGTGAGTTGGTGAACTTAGTCGTAGTGGGTGGTGATAGGAGAAAGGAGTCCAAGGACTTGGAAGAACAGGCTGAAATGAAGAAGATGTATTCCCTCATTGATCAATACAAATTGAATGGCCAGTTCCGATGGATCTCTTCTCAGATGAATCGGGTCAGGAACGGTGAATTGTACCGGTACATTTGTGATACAAAGGGAGCTTTTGTGCAACCTGCACTGTATGAGGCCTTTGGCTTGACTGTTGTTGAGGCCATGACCTGTGGATTGCCAACATTTGCAACTTGCAAGGGTGGCCCCGCTGAGATTATCGTTAACGGGAAATCTGGCTACCACATTGATCCTTACCATGGTGAGCAGGCTGCTGAGATCCTTGTTGACTTCTTTGAGAAGTGCAAGGCAGATCCCTCATACTGGGACAAGATATCACTGGGTGGCCTGAAGCGTATTGAAGAGAA GTATACATGGAAAATTTACTCTCAGAGGCTTCTGACCCTGACTGGAGTCTATGGGTTCTGGAAACATGTATCTAACCTTGATCGGCTTGAGAGCCGTCGATACCTTGAAATGTTTTATGCTCTCAAGTACCGTAAGCTG GCTGAATCTGTTCCTCTGGCTGTGGAGTAA